The sequence atgaatgtACAAATTTAGTTTTTCCAGATTCTACAATCATATCTTGAAAGTAGAGACATGAACTCACTGGAAAAGCAGCAGCAGGACTTCGACAGCAGACTCCCAGTATCCAACTTGGAAAATTACCAGCTTCATTTTCCAAACAACATATATGACGTTTAGTTAAAACCAATTATAATTGTAATGTAGGTCTAccgtgtgttttttgtgtgtgtcttgtatGATGTTAGATGTTTGTGCAACAAGTGTTCATTATATTTTATGCAGACTTAATAAATAATTGATTGCCATGCGATGACAATGttcaaaattattattattatttgtttttaaattgttGCAGTAGTATTGCAATAATACTCTGGTAGCCTATGTTAAGTGCAATTCAATTTCCTGATTATTCATCTAAAGTACATGATATTTTCATGTTCTTGATATTATCAAttagattattattatttcttccATCCATTTTTTGCACTCTCTAAATGTCGGTCTGTGCATCATCAAATTCAGAAGCAAAGTGCTTTACTTTTACTGTAGAATGGTTTACTTGGAATGTTATTGTAAATGGATGCAGTATTGCATTCATGTACTCTGGTGCACCGATTGGCTAAGAATCACCCGGAAGTGATCTGCAGCGGGTCGTTAATGTTTATTAGTTTTGTAAAGTAACTGGAGATAAGTTATTGGTCACAACCAAGTTTGTAGTTTTACAGAATAACGGTACATAATAGAAAACGGACGGATTACATTTGCTAAACGTGGATATAACATTTGAAAGGCTAGACAGACGTAATAGTGGAAGCGTAAAATCAAGGTTCGGGCTTAGAGTTAGGGTTCGAGGGACAGCCATGGAAGAGGTTACTGGGGCTCAGCTTATTGCTGAAGCATTAAAAGCTCAGGTAAGATTGTATCCATTTCGTTTGTTTCGTTAAAGTTGTGATTTATTTGTGCCCTTGCAATGACACACTAAACTACGCAGGAATTAGCCTAAGTGTACCAAAGGTCATTGAACTTAAATTTGTTAGCACAAGCATACACAATTTGTGGCCAAATGTTTACTTTCAACTGAAAAATGTTACTCGAAACCATAACTCAATGTGACATGTGAATGTGACTTTCTTTTCGGCAGAATGTAGACTATATGTTTGGAATAGTTGGTGTTCCAATCATAGAAGTAGCAATGGCTGCACAGGCTTCAGGAATCAAGTATATAGGGATGCGCAATGAACAGGCGGTAAGAATAACTCATTTAGTATCACTTAATATAGGGTGCTATTGTCCATCTAGTCCTAATATTATATCTAATAGTCTGTGTATCACCCAACAGGCTTGTTATGCTGCATCTGCAGTTGGATATCTTACTGGACGGTATGACATAGGATAAATCAAGTTCTTAGGTGCCAAGGAACCCAAATTTTACTCACTATTTTGAcataatttgtttgtttgtacatTTAGTACTGTCTCGTTTTTTCTTCTAGTCCAGGGGCCTGTTTGGTTGTGTCTGGGCCTGGCCTCATTCATGCACTTGGTGGGATGGCTAATGCCAATGTGAACTGCTGGTAAGACTTTCAAAACATAATACCTTACACATGAAAGATTTGTCTTTTATGCTTCAAATTCCTGTGAGTTTGTTAGCAGGTCTCTCTCATtgtttcactcactcactcattcactgcTTCTGTCTGTGTAGGCCCGTGGTCGTCATTGGAGGCTCCTCAGATTCCAACCAGGAAACAACAGGGGCATTTCAAGAGTTTCCTCAGGtaagtgtttttgttgttgttacttTTTCTAAAAAGTAGCGTCTTAGTTGAACGAACACGTGTCTTTCAGGTGGAAGCATGCCGACTGTACAGCAAGTTCTCTGCCCGGCCAAGCAGTTTGGGGGCCATCCCATCTGTTGTCGAAAAGGTAATTACATCTATCTTATTCAGACCTTCAAGGGCACAATTTTGCAAGACTGTACTACCAAGTCTCACTTCATGttttgtttcccccccccccccccccccccccccccccccccccccccccccccaaaggcgGTACGCACAAGCATGTATGGACGCCCAGGTGCCTGCTACGTGGACATATCTGGAGACATGGTCAATGCCATGGTGGACAGGACCAAAGTCAGGTGTGTTTTCATCAACCGAAGTTGTGTGGGATGGCCTTATCTGTTAAGTGTTGCTGCATCATTTCATAATCGAAACTTTTATCatttactttgttcatcattGATTTGAATGATTTGAATGAACGTTTTCCTTGTTTTATCTGGGGCCAGAGTGGTGTCCTGTTGTCTACCTCCTCCAGTGAGTTTGGCTGACCCTGTTGCAATCACCGAAGCACTCACTGTCTTGAAAGGAGCCAAAAGGCCTTTACTCATCATTGGCAAAGGTAGCAAACAATCTCCTATGTTTACTTAATCTGTACCTAGTCTATGTCCGACTCGGGTCACTCAGAGCAAAGGCAACGGCGACGGTTCAAGTCATGAATGATTCCGTGTAATGGCGCCCCCTACAGGCGCAGCCCATGGGAGAGCAGAGGTTTCTCTCAGGGAGCTGGTGGAAAGCTGTGGTCTTCCCTTCCTGCCCACTCCCATGGGGAAAGGAGTGCTGCCCGACGACCATCCCAACTGTGTGTCTGCTGCTCGGTCCAGGTCAGCCTAGCTTCCCTCACCAGCCCGGGCAGTATCCCCTCCCCACTCGCCACCTCTCACAGTATCTCACAGCAAAGTGTGCGTTTGTTTAGGAAACAAAGGCTGAGTGTGGTTCCATGCGCAATTTCTCCTATTgaacacgctctctctctctgtccattcttttttgtcttttctccattttttttccctctctcctccggttTCTTAATGGATGCTTCTGATGTCCAGAGCTCTTCTTCAGGCAGACGTTGTGGTGCTGTTCGGTGCCAGGTTGAACTGGATCTTACACTTTGGCCTCCCTCCGAGATTTGACCCGGACGTAAAAGTCATCCAGGTACAGTAGGGGCAGAACATGCCGTGTTTCGTTGCAGAAGTCATGCTTGATCTTTCACAGTCCTGGACGGTAAGTGCAAGGGTGGAGCGAAGTGAAATATTCACATTCCCTAACATAGAGGTGTTATATAAAAGAAAGTCTGAAATCAACTTTGAAACCGCACATCATTTTTGGTACAGCAGCCATAGTCCTAGCTGGCCAATAGCCAGGTCTCCAGCTGTCAGAATGGACTCCACATGCTTACCGCTGGTATGCTGTAGTAACATAGCATGTGTGTTATTTCTGTCCAGGTTGACCTTTGTGCCGAGGAGATGGGGAACAATGTGAAGCCTGCTGCTGCTCTCCTCGGGGACATCAACTCTGTTGTTACTCAGGTAAACCCTAAAAACCCACATAGATCACCCGATCCACACAACCACATAACCCTTTAGTAGCTTCGAAGTATTTGGGAGAGTTGCTGCTGTGTTTAACTGTCTCTGGCTGTTGCTACTGTCGTCAGCTCCTTGAGCACATTCGCAAAGACGGCTGGATATATCCACCCGACGC comes from Hypomesus transpacificus isolate Combined female chromosome 2, fHypTra1, whole genome shotgun sequence and encodes:
- the hacl1 gene encoding 2-hydroxyacyl-CoA lyase 1, whose amino-acid sequence is MEEVTGAQLIAEALKAQNVDYMFGIVGVPIIEVAMAAQASGIKYIGMRNEQAACYAASAVGYLTGRPGACLVVSGPGLIHALGGMANANVNCWPVVVIGGSSDSNQETTGAFQEFPQVEACRLYSKFSARPSSLGAIPSVVEKAVRTSMYGRPGACYVDISGDMVNAMVDRTKVRVVSCCLPPPVSLADPVAITEALTVLKGAKRPLLIIGKGAAHGRAEVSLRELVESCGLPFLPTPMGKGVLPDDHPNCVSAARSRALLQADVVVLFGARLNWILHFGLPPRFDPDVKVIQVDLCAEEMGNNVKPAAALLGDINSVVTQLLEHIRKDGWIYPPDAEWWTILKDKMAANAKSSKALALHSVMPMNYYNVFHHIAQLLPRDCIIVSEGANTMDIGRTMLHNYLPRHRLDAGTFGTMGVGLGFAVAAAAVERGNGTGQRVVCVEGDSAFGFSGMEVETMCRYKLPVIIIVVNNNGIYSGVDSETWEVMGKMGDLTTVAPPVTLLPDARYDEVMTAFGGQGFLVRTEEELRRALELSLSEWERPSLINVLIDPASDRKQQEFPWLTRSNL